The following proteins are encoded in a genomic region of Drosophila willistoni isolate 14030-0811.24 chromosome 3R, UCI_dwil_1.1, whole genome shotgun sequence:
- the LOC111519480 gene encoding uncharacterized protein LOC111519480, which produces MKFFHLLLTLCLAILLCVGPMVQAQVPSIPTDAPTPPTGSGGSEATTSSGFPGPPTAASTAATPEVSTIYPEYGV; this is translated from the exons ATGAAAT TCTTCCATTTACTTCTGACCCTCTGTCTGGCCATTCTTTTGTGCGTTGGACCAATGGTTCAGGCCCAAGTGCCCTCAATTCCAACAGATGCGCCTACTCCCCCAACTGGATCTGGCGGTAGCGAAGCCACGACCAGTTCTGGCTTCCCCGGACCACCAACAGCAGCCAGCACCGCAGCGACTCCCGAAGTTAGTACCATTTACCCAGAGTACGGCGTCTAA